TCTCATTGACCGTTTTCATATTGACGAACGGGATTTCCGCGATCGCTACCGGGCCATCAACCGCTTTCGTCCTTTGACAGTGAAGCGTGATATCAGCTTTGAAGAGGTATGCTATGTGGAGGCGCGCCATTACGAGTATCCTGGTCTGCGGGTGGAGACTGTTCCCAAGCGCCACTACATCAAGGGAAAGATGGCGGCCAATGTTTTTGGCTACCTGGGTGAGATCAGCGAAAGCGAGTTGCGCCGCTCGGAGTTCAGTGATTATTCCGTGGGAGACCTGATTGGAAAATCCGGCGTGGAAGTGGCCTACGAGCGTTTTCTGCGGGGAACCTCTGGTCGAGTGACCTATGAGGTCGATGCGGTGAACCGCCCCATACGCACCATTGATGAAGTGACCCCGGTTTCCGGAACGGATATTCGCCTGGCCCTGGACTACCGGCTCCAAAAACACATGGACGCCCTCTTTAAGCATTACGCCGGTGCCGCGGTTGTCATGGACGTGCGCACCGGCCATATTCTGGCCATGGGCAGCTACCCCTCCTTCGATCCCAATCTCTTTGCCACGGGCATCAGCCGGGCTGACTGGCAGAGCCTGATTTCCAATAAGCACCACCCCCTGGAGAACAAGGCCACCCGCAGTATTTTTCCTCCCGGGAGCTACTTCAAGATGATAACGGCTCTGGCGGGCCTGGAGATGGGGGTTATTGATGAAAAGACGGTCACCAACTTTCCTGGTTACTATGAGTATGGCAACCGACGCTACCGCGACTGGAACCGTGGAGGGCATGGTGCAACTGATGTGTACAAGTCTCTGGAAGAGAGTGTGGATTCGTTTTACTACCATTACGGGCTGGAGATCGGCATCGACAACATGGCCAAGTATGGCAGCATGTTTGGCCTTGGCAGGCGTACCGGCATTGATATCCCTGGCGAAAAGCCGGGGATTCTCCCCACTCGCGCCTGGAAACTGGAAAACCGTGGTGAAGTATGGTATCCCGGAGATACCATTCCCGCCAGTATCGGTCAGGGATATGTGACACTGACGCCCCTGCAGCTGGCCGTTATGACCGCAGCCATTGCCAACGGTGGCTATGTACTGACGCCTCGCCTTGTTTCCCATGTCGGCGAGGAGGAGCAGCTGATTGTACCCGGCCAGCAGGCAGATATCTCACCCCGCAACCTTTCCATCATCCAGGAGGGCATGCGGCGGGTTATCTATGGCGAACGAGGCACAGGGCGCCATCTGCGTCACCCACGCGTTACCATGGCCGGCAAAAGTGCAACTGCCCAGGTTATCGGCCTGGCCCCCGATGAGGAGTACGATGAGCAGAATATCTACGTGGGACACCGGGATCACGCCTGGTTCGGTGGCTATGCTCCCCTCGACAACCCCAAAATAGCGGTGCTGGTCTTTGTGCAGAACGGAGGATCAGGAGCCCGCACCGCCGGTCCGCTTTTCCGTGACCTGGTGGTCTACGCCCTTGAGGAGTTGAAAGTTCCCTGAACGCCTGATTGAACAAGTGAGTAAAGGAGTGAGCCATGAAGGTAGCTGTAACCGGTGGTACAGGATTTGTTGGTTCCCATGTTGTATCTGCGCTCCTGGAGCAAGGATACCAGGTTCGCTTGCTGGCCCGAAAGCCCCAGAGCCTGCGTCCGGGCATGGAAAGCGTGCTGGGGAGCATGGAAAAATACGACAGCCTGCTGGAGCTTGTGGAGGGCTGCGATGCTGTTGTTCACCTGGTGGGAATTATTCGTGAATTTCCGCCAGCCATAACCTATGAAGCCCTCCACACCCAGGCAACCCTGAGCATGTTGAAAGCCGCCAGGGAGAAGGGAGTCAATCGTTTTATTCACATGTCTGCCCTGGGCAGCGCCCCCGATTCCCGCAGCGCTTACCATCGTACGAAATTTGTTGCGGAAAAAGCCGTCCAGGAGAGTGGCCTGGACTACACCATATTCAAGCCCAGTGTGATTTTTGGGCCACGGGATGAGTTTATCAATCTCCTGCTTTCTTTTCTCAAGTTGCCAGCAATTCCGGTGATTGGAGACGGGAAATACCAGCTGCAGCCGGTGGCAGTGGATAATATCGCCCAGGCCTTTGCCCGCTGTATTGAAAGCCCGGCAGCCCGGGGCAGAACCTACGAGGTGGGCGGGCCACGGCGCTATACCTATGACGAGCTGCTGGATGCCCTGGCGGCTCTGCGCGGCAAGGGCAAGCCCCTGAAAGTCCATCAGCCTGTTTCCCTGGTGGACTTCTCGGCCAGGCTCTTTGGTCGCTTTCCCTTCTTCCCCATCAGCAGTGATCAGCTGCATATGCTCCTGAAGGGCTCCACTACCAGTGAGACAGCGGTATTTGACGATCTCAATATAACTCCCTGCAGCCTGGAGGAGAAGTTTGCCCTGTATTACGGGCAGTAGGCAAGCAGAGATATCAAGGAGAATATTTTGGAAACTTTTTCCTATCCCGCCATTTTTGAACAGTTTCCCAAGAAGCGCATTCTGGTGGCTGGAGATCTGATGATTGACGAATACCTGTGGGGACAGACGGAACGAATCTCCCCCGAGGCCCCCGTGCCCGTGGTGGACATCGGCCGCGAAGACACCCGTCTGGGAGGTGCCGGAAACGTCCTGCATAACCTCCGGGCCCTGGGCGCGGCAGTGGATATACTGGGCGTCGTCGGAACCGATGCCCATGGTGTCGAGCTCTGCCAGATGCTGCAGACGCTCGGTGTCGGGCAGCAGGGCATCCTGCGCGAACCGGATCGCCGCACCTCCCGGAAAACCCGTATTATGGCTTCGCACCAGCAGATGATGCGCATTGACCGCGAAAGCCGTCAGCCCATAAGTGCCGACAGCGAGCGCCAGGCCGTGGACTTTCTGCAGCGACAGCAACAGGCGTGGGACGCCATTGTCATCAGTGATTACGGCAAGGGCCTGCTGACGACACATCTGGTGCAGGCCATCATCAGCATGGCAAGGCAGCAGGGCATCCCCGTACTGGTTGACCCCAAGGGCGATGACTACCGTCTCTATCGTGGAGCCACCACCATTACCCCCAACCGTCGCGAGGCATCCATCGCGTCGGGAATCCGCATTGCCGACCATGACAGCCTGCTGGCGGCAGGCCGTAAACTGCTGACGGAGTTGAACCTGGACGTGATGACCATCACCCGCAGTGAAGAGGGCATGAGCCTTTTCTTCCCGCAAGACCGCGTTGAACATATTCCCACCATGGCTCTGGACGTCTTCGACGTTACCGGAGCTGGTGATACGGTGATCTCCGTCATGGCCCTGTGCTGTGCCTGCGGACTGGACTTTGTGGAATGCGGCCGCATTGCCAACGCGGCCGCAGGTGTGGTTGTGGGCAAGGTGGGAACCAGCACCGCCAGTGCCGAAGAGATCCTGCAGCGCCTGCAGCCCCAGCGTTCCCTGGCTTCGCGTAAGATCAAAAGCCTGCCGGAGCTGCTTCCGCAGGTGGAGCAGCTGCGCCGTCAGGGTAAGAAGATCCTCTTCACCAACGGCTGTTTTGACCTGCTGCACCATGGCCATATCACCTACCTGCAGGATGCCCGCAAACAGGGTGATGTCCTGATCCTCGGCCTGAACTCCGACGCTTCCATCAGGCGGCTCAAAGGTCCTTCCCGCCCCATCATCGGACAGCATGAACGGGCTGTTGTGCTGGCGGCGCTGGAGGCCATCGACTATGTGGTTATTTTTGATGAAGACACCCCCCTGGAGCTTATTGCAGCCATTCAGCCACAGGGGCTGATCAAGGGGGGGGACTACCGTCCCGAGCAGGTTGTCGGCCGCGAAATCGTGGAAGCCGGTGGCGGCGAGGTCATTATTATCCCCTTTGTGGAAGGTTCATCCACCACCGGGATCATTGAACGCATCCTGGCGAATCAGAAGGAGAGAGAACAGCTATGAAACAGTATCTGCAAGGAAAAACTGTCTGTATCACCGGTGCCAGTGACGGCATAGGCGCCGCCTGCGCCAGGGAATTCGCTGCCCACGGAGCCCGTTTGCTGCTGTGCTCGCGCACCCTGGGCAATGTGCAGCGACTGGCCGATGAACTGACGAGCCAGTACGGCATCTCCACCCACGCCTTTGCCCTGGATGTGCGCCAGCGCCAGCAGGTCAGTGATGCGCTGGAGAAGCTGCCCCCGCAGTGGCGCGCAATCGACATCCTCATCAATAACGCCGGCCTGGCGCTGGGGCTTGAAGCCTTCCAGGAGGGCGACCTCGACGACTGGGATCAGATGATTGACACCAATGTCAAAGGGCTGCTCTATGTGACCCGCAAAATCGTTCCCGGCATGATAGAGCGGGGCAGTGGCCACATCATCAATATCGGCTCCCTGGCAGGGCGCTACGCCTATCCCGGGGCAGCGGTGTACTGCGCCACCAAGGCTGCCGTGCGCACCCTGACCGATGGTCTGCGCATGGATCTGGTTGACACGCCATTGCGGGTAACGGACCTGCAGCCGGGCATGACGGAGACCAATTTCAGCAAAGTGCGCTTTCACGGCGATGAAGAGCGGGCCGGACAGGTCTACCGGGATATCGACCCCCTGCAGGCATCGGACGTGGCGGAAACCGCCCTGTTTATCGCTACCCGACCGCCCCATGTCCAGATTCAGGAAGTGCTCATTACGTGTACCAGCCAGGCTGCTTCTCTGGTGGTGCACCGTCCGGGCAGGTCCGGCTGAACAGTTCACTGGCATCGCATGTTTTTTAGTGTTAGAATGTTACAAAATATCAGGAGTCAAGCCCTATGCGCATAGTGCCCATTGATAAGCTGGAGCCAGGTATGGTGATGGGGGAGCAAATTGAAGTCGCGGGCCAGATCATGCTGGCACGCGGTGTCGAACTGACTCCGACCTACATCAGTAAACTCCAGCAGATGGATATGGGCGAACTGGTGATCGATGACGAAGCCAGCAAAGACATTGAGTTGCAGACCACCGTCAACGCGGAAATTCATCGCAAGGGCACCCACCTTGTCAAGGAAGCGTTCGAAGAGACCCAGAGTGTTCTGCAGAGCATTCAACAGGAAAGTGACAGCTCCGTGGAGGAGGTACTCCAGAACAGCAAGTTCACCGGATACCTGAAGACGGCGACCGCCTTCAGCCGAGTCATGGAGTACACCGAGGTTCTGCTCAACGATATCCTCATGTCCGACTCCGGCATCTCGCTCAACAGCATCAAGCAGTACGACAGTCATATGTTTCAGCACTCTGTTGACGTTTCCGCCATGGCCATCGCCATCGGCAAGCACCTGCAGCTTCCCGAGCGTCACCTGGAAGACCTCGCCCTGGGGTGCCTGCTGCACGATATCGGCAAGATTGCCATTCCCCGGAAAATTCTCGACAAGTCGCCATCACAGATGACCAAAGACGAGCGGGCCATCGTGAAAATTCACACCATGCTGGGGCGGCGCATACTCCTGAATAACTCCCGGCTTTCTCAGCGGGTGCGCGCCATCACTGTAGTGACTCAGCACCATGAATATCATGATGGCAGCGGCTTTCCCCACCGGTTAAAAGGGTCGGAAGTCGCCTGGTCCCTGAAGAATAACAAGCACACCACCGGCATCTCCCATCTGGCGGAAATCGCCAATATCGCCAATACGTTTGACAATCTCACCAGCGGCGTCGGTACCCGGAAAAAACCCCTCAGCTATCTGGACGCCTCGTACCTGATGGTCAATCGCATGTTCAACCGCTTTCACCCCGTGTATCTCAATGCGTTTCTGCGTATCCTCAACGTCTTTGCCGCCGGCTCCAATGTGCAGCTCTACGAAGGCAAATATAAAGGCTATGTGGGTACCGTGGTGCGCGCGGAAGCCAATAATCGGCTCAGCCCGGTAGTGAGACTCTTTTTTGATGACCGCCAGCAGCGCCTGCCTCGCCCCATTGACGTGGACCTCTCACGGGAGACTGGCATGAGCCTTCAGCGCAAATCCCTCAAAGAGCTCAATGAGATTAAGATAGAGTTGCTGTAGCGACTTCAGCGGATGTGGCGGGGGATGCGTACCAGGAAACAGGCTCCCTCTGGGCCGTTTTCGGCTCGAATTGTTCCGCCTGACTTCTCCTCAATGATTGTCCTGGCCAGCGAGAGCCCGATGCCCGTGCCCTTATCAGGTTTTGTGCTGAAAAACGGCTCAAAAATCCTGTCTGGCAGAAGTTCCACCGGGATGCCTCCACCATTGTCTCGAATACTGATGGTCAGCATCGATTCATCAGGTTCCACCTTGATGGCAATGTGCCCATCGTGCCTTTGCTGCTCCTGGAAGATATCCAGTGCATTATTGATGATATTGAGGACTACCTGCTTGAACTCACTGGGGTACCCCCTGGAATAGAGGAGGGGTTCACTGGCAGAAATCTCCAGAGTGGCCTTGGCTTTGAGCAACTGGCCTTGAAGAAGGTCGCGAACGGTGGCGATAGCATCGCTGACATGAAAGATCTCCTGCTCCCGTGATGGCAGGTAGAAGTCACGAAAATCGTTCATGGTTTGGCTCATGAAGCGAATTTGTTGCATGACTTGCTCCACATGGGAGTTCAGATTCTCCCGTGTCAGTGTCCCCTGATCGAGCAGCAGGGGAAGGGTCTGTGTCATCAGGGCAATGGCATTGACCGGCTGCTGCCATTGATGGGCGATGGCACCCACCATCGCTCCGACTTCAGCCAGCTTGGCCTGCTGGATCAGTATGGCTTGCTGATACTCCGTCTGCTTCTGGAGCGTTTTCAGTTCGCTTACATCCGCCGCTGTAGTGATTTTGTATGCATGGCCACCTGGCGTGACAAGCCTTCCCGCAGTGGCATAAATATCAATATCTCGGCCGCTGCGGTGTCGCACCGTCCAGTGCTGGGCGATTTCGTCCACTCGCCCACTGAGAAAGTCGTCATGGAGCTTTTCCAGACGCTCGTGGTCACCTGGAGGCACCACCAGCGTAAAAGGCTTCCCGAGCAGCTCCGCCTCCGTGTAGCCGTAAAGATCGCAGTATGCCCTGTTGACCTTGACATAACGGTAGCTGCTGTCGGTGATGCAAATGCCCAGCTGGGCAGATTCAAAAACACCCTGCAGAATCTGAAGCGTTGTCAGCTCGCTTTGCTGGTCAATTGGTTGAAGAAAATCATTGTGTGGCATGGTATTCCCGCATCCCCTGCATGGCAGAAACTGTTATGATGTGGCCTGGTTGACGAGGAGTAACCGTCCTGAAAGACAGTGGAAGCCCGTGGTCAAATAAAAAGTCAAAACGATGTGTAGAAAAGGCCTCCGGAAAATCCGGAGGCCTTATTTGCATGGTGCGCAGAAAATGGCGGAGAGCGAGGGATTCGAACCCTCGATACCGCTATTAGCAGTATACTCGCTTAGCAGGCGAGCGCCTTCGACCTACTCGGCCAGCTCTCCGTTGAAATGGCTTGTTCAAGCCGGTTGACAACTTACTGCATCGTTCCTGAAAAGGCAAGCAAAAATCCCCGGCCGGAGGCCGGGGATTTTTATCTGGTGGGTGATGGGCAGAGGGATCAGAGAATCTTCTGAGAGCCTTTGCCGAATTCGGGATAGGCTTCCAGGCCGCACTCGTGCATATCCAGACCTTCCACTTCCACTTCTTCGTCGACACGGATGCCCATGGTGACTTTGAGGATCATCCAGACGATGAAGGAGGCGATGAAGACAAAGCCACCGATGAGAATGATGCCCTTGAGCTGGTCGATCAGGGTTACTTCGGCGTTGAAGATGGCCACGGCCAGGGTTCCCCAGATGCCGCAGACAAGGTGTACGGAGAGGGCGCCCACGGGGTCGTCGATGCGTACTTTATCGAAGGCGGGTACGGCGATGACGACGAGGATGGCGGAGACAGTACCAATGATGATGGCTGCCCATGGAGCCACGTCGGGGCCGGCGGTGATGCCCACCAGTCCACCCAGGGCGCCGTTGAGAACCATGGTGGTGTCAACTTTCTGGTAGATAATTCGTGTCAGAATGGCGGCTACGATAGCGCCGGTGGCGGCAGCGGTGTTGGTGGATGCCACGACCAGGCCGATCTCGTCGGCCAGCTCAGCGCTGTGCATGGCCAGGGCGGAGCCGCCGTTGAAGCCAAACCAGCCAAACCACAGCAGGAAGGTTCCCAGGGTTGCCAGGGGGATGTTGGAGCCGGGGATGGCGCGAATCTTGCCGCCTTCGTACTTCCCTTTGCGTGCGCCGAGCAGCAGGACACCAGCCAGAGCGGCCCAGCCGCCAACGGAGTGAACGATGGTGGAGCCAGCGTAGTCAGAGAAACCTTCCAGGAACTCCAGGGACTCGCCCCAGGTCCAGTGGCCCTGGATGGGATAGATGATTGCGGTCAAAATAAGTACAAAGATCAGGAAGGGCCAGAGTTTGATGCGCTCGGCCACGGTTCCGGAGATGACCGATGCTGCGGTAGCTACGAAAACCATTTGGAAAAAGAAGTCGGCGTAGACGGAGTGGCTGTCATATTCAATGCCACTGAGGAAGGCGCCGCTGCCCATAAAGGCATTGCCGTCGCCATACATGATGTTGTAGCCCACAATGTAGTAAGCCACGGATGCGATGGAAAAAATGAGAACGTTCTTGGTCATGATGGTGGCCGTATTTTTGGAGCGGGTCAGCCCCGATTCCAGCATGGCAAAACCACATGCCATGATCATGACCAGGATGCCTGCAAAGACCATCAAAAATGAATCCAGTATGAAAGGGAGTTCAAGCACAATACCTTCCACGACTTCACCTCCACGTAAAGTAATAAAATTGCGATATGCCACTGTCAGAGCAACTGGCGTGCCAAAAGATAAAGTATTGCTTTATTGAGATTTGTCGTGTAGATTGACAATGACAAAAATAACAAAAAAACCATGAGTGACAAAAATGACAAGCGAATGGCTCTTTCTGAGGTCGGCGGTGGATATCATCCATTCCGGCCGCAATATCAAGATGGGAATCAATACGACCCTGCAGATGATGTCGGAATACTTTGACTTCCGCTTTCCCTCCCTGTTTCTGAAGGACATGGTCACCGGTCAGTATGGGCTGGAGATCAGCCCTGAGATCCCCTCCAGGGAAAAGTCCCGTATTTCCGAACGCATGAACCAGTGGCGTTATCACCGCAGCATCAATTCCGCCTCGGTGGTTATTCTGGGTGAGGAGGAGGATGATTTTGACGATAACCCCTTCGCGCCGTACCTGGGGGAGGCGCCCCTGCGCTTCTTTGTGATGGTGGCCATCGAGGAGCCATCCAAGACCCTGCCCCTCTCATTTTTTACCTTCTTCTGCCGCGATATGTACGCGTTGAACCGGCGCATTGATGTGTTGCGCACGGTGGGGCGGGTGCTCTATTTCTCTCTGAATTCCTACGGCTATCGCCTCAATGTCAGCGATGAGCCTCACCGGCGTCCCATTCCGGCGGTGCTGGATGGAGTTATCGGGAAATCCACAGCCATGCGCGAAGTGGCTGATCTGGTGCAGAAGGTGGCTGCCAGCCGTGCCAGTGTGCTGATTACCGGAGAATCGGGGACGGGGAAAGAGCTGATTGCCCAGGCTATCCATAAACTTTCTATCCGTTCCAACAGTCCTTTTGTAGCGGTAAACTGCGCGGCTCTTTCCCACACGGTACTGGAGAGCGAGCTTTTCGGACATGAAAAAGGGGCGTTCACCGGTGCCATGAACCGGCGCATCGGGCGCTTTGAAAAGGCAGATGGCGGAACGCTCTTTCTGGATGAAATTGGCGAGGTTTCTGCCGAGTTCCAGAGCAAACTGCTGCGTGTCTTGCAGGAGGGGGAGTTTGAGCGGGTTGGTGGCAACGAGACCATCAAGGTGGACGTGCGCATCATCTGCGCCACCAATCAGGATCTTCACCGCGCTGTACTGGAAAAGCGCTTTCGCGAAGATCTCTACTACCGGGTCAATGTGGTAAATATCACCATGCCGCCGCTGCGGGAGCGCGCGGGCGATGTGGCGCTGCTGGCCCAGCATTTTCTGGAGAAAATCAACGAGGATAATAATACGGATATCAGTATTCATTCACATGATATTGGCCTGCTGGACTCCTACCCGTGGAAGGGCAATGTGCGGGAACTGCAGAACGCGGTCTTTCGAGCCTTCCTGGAGCAGAAGCAGGGGTATGCCAATTTCCGCTTCCTTCAGTACAGCGGGCGCAGTGAGGAGCCACTTCCCAGCAGCAGTTCCCGAGTCGCTCCATTGGCGCCTGCCATTGTGGAAAGCCGCCGGGAGTACGAGCGACGCAAGATCGAGGAGGCCTTGCAGGCCACCAAGGGAGTGCAGACGGAAGCAGCCCATATTCTGGGAATCAGCCCGAGGCAGCTGCGCTATCGCATCAGCAAGTATGGCATTCCGGTGCGGAAGTTCTGACAGGCCGTGGAAAACCTTCACCATGGGGCGTAACTTTGTTCCGTAATCATTTGGCCGAGTGTGCTTACGGGTGCCTGAGGTGGGGGAGCTGCTCCAGCACAAAATCCAGCACCGCTGATGGCGTATCCAGATCCAGCAGGGGCAGCTGGCTGGCTTCCAGGCGGGTGTGATCTTCCGCGGGGGCCGCTATGGCGATGATGTGCTGGATATGCCCGTAGAGGGGGGCTTTGCCATTGGCACTGCGGAAAATCTCGACTTTCGGGTGGGGACTGCTCTTGTGTCCTTCAATGATGATGAGATCTTCGTCGGTGAAGTATGCCAGCAGCGCCTCCAGTGGCGCTGGCTGCGCTGTGCGCTTCTGGATGGCCACCAGCTGGTCACTGGAAATGAGGGTGGTGGTTGCTCCGGCTTCCCGAAAGCGCCAGGAGTCCTTGCCGGGCTTGTCGATGTCAAAGCGGTGGGCGTCGTGCTTGATGACGCCCACTTTCAGTCCGCGATGGCTGAGTTGCTGCACCAGTTTTTCGATCAGTGTGGTTTTGCCTGAGCCCGAGGTGCCGGTAAAGCCAATGACGGGGATATTACTGGCGTTCAAATACACCGGATTTTCCGCCTGCTTTATAGAGAAGCCTGATGTTGGTGATTTCCATGGCCCGGTCGACGGCCTTGCACATGTCGTAGATGGTCGAGGCGGCTATGGATGCGGCCACGACGGCTTCCACTTCAATGCCGGTCTTGTAGGTGGTGCGCAGTTCGGTGGTAATGATCACGCGCTCATCCTGAACCTCAAAGTCCACGCTGACTCCCTCAATGGGGATGGGGTGGCACATGGGGATCAGGTCTGAAGTGCGCTTGGCGGCCATGATTCCGGCAACCCGGGCGACGCCGAGTACATCCCCCTTCTTGTGAGTGCCCTGGCGGATCATCTCGATGGTTTGCGGTTGGGCGATGACGGTGGCGGTGGCGCGGGCGACGCGCACGGTATCCTCCTTGCGGGAAACGTCCACCATGATGGCGTTGCCCTGCTGGTCGAAGTGTGTCAGTTCCATAAATCCTCCTCCGGAAGCGCGGTTATCCTCCGATACGCGTCATATTGCGTGATCCTCGGTACATATCGTCAATTTCTGTCACCTTGCCGCCTGCCACTTGCAGGAAGTATGCCCTGAGCTCGGCATCACTGCAGTTCTGCTGGCGTAGCATGGGCAGGAAGTCGTGTTCCTGCTTGGAGAAGAGGCAGGTTTTTATTTTGCCGTCGGCGGTAATGCGCAGGCGGTTGCAGGTGTGGCAGAAGTGCTCGGTCATAGGGGAGATAAAGCCGAAGGTGCCCCGGCCGCCGACAATGCGGAACATGCGGGCGGTGGAGTAGCGTTCCTGATCAAGGGGCTCGATGGAAAAGCGATTTTTCACCTGGGAGAGCATTTCCGCCACGCTGACCAGCTGGTCGGTATTGTAGCGATCACGGATTCCCACCGGCATGTACTCGATAAAGCGTACGCTGATGTCTTCATGTTCCGTGAGGGCGACAAAGTCGGCAATTTCGTCGTCGTTGATACCGCGTATGGCCACGGCGTTGATCTTGATGGGCACCAGTCCATTCTCCTGGGCGGCCTGGATGCCCTTCCATACCTGTTCGAAGCTATCCACTCCCGTGATGCTGGCAAAGCGTTCCGGATGCAGGGAGTCCAGACTGATATTGACCCGCTTCAGACCACATTCCCGCAGCAGCCCGGCAAACCGGGGCAGGAGCACGCCGTTGGTGGTCATGGCGATATCTGAAAAGCCGATGGCGCTGATTTGACGAATAAGCTTGCCGATACCTCGGCGGGCCAGGGGCTCACCGCCGGTGATGCGTACCTTGCTGACGCCCAGGCCATGGAGCAGATTCAGAACGCGAATAATCTCCTCCGGTGTCAGGAGCTGGTCTTTGGTGGCGTGGCAGATGCCGTCCTCCGGGACGCAGTAGAAACACTTGAGGTTGCAGCGATCCGTGACGCTGATGCGTACGTAGGTAATGGGGTTGCCTTGGGAGTCCAGGAGCTGTTGTGTCATGGCATGCTTCCTACAGCAGCTGCAGGGCAAAGGGCATGCCCCGCAGTCGCGTGCCCCGCGGGGCATTGCCGATATCTTCCGGGAAGATGACCAGGCCGTCGGCGTTGGCGAAGGGGATAAAGTGGGAGGACTTCTGGTTTTCGCCGCCCCGGGCGTGCCAGTGTCCGTTGACCAGATCGAAGTTGGCACGGTTGAACACCAGGTGCCCCTGGCGGGAGCGCATGTCATTATCCAGCTCCACATCCACTTCGACGGGGTGATGGTCAGGGCGCCCCATGATTCGCTTCAGAGCCGGAACAACGTAGACCAGCATCACCGTGAAGAAGGCTGAAGGGTAGCCGGGCAGGCCGAAAAGAACCTGCTTGCCACGGGAGGCGAAGAGCAGGGGGCCACCGGGCCTGATGGCGGTACGGGTAAAGTGCAGGTTGACATCCAGGCTCTGGAAGATGGGTTTGACAAAGTCATATTTCCCCATGGAGACACCACCGGAAGTCAGCACTACGTCGCACTCCTCCATGGCCAGCCTGATGGTGGTGGCAATCTGCTCGCGGCTGTCCTGCACCATGCCGTAGCTTGTGCAGGGAATCCCCATGGCCTGCAGGATGTACTGGGCGGTGTACTGGTTGGTGTTGCGTACCTTTCCCCTCTGGTGGGGGCTGTGGCTCTCAAGGAGTTCATCGCCGGTGACGATGATGCCCACCCGGGGTTTGCGGTAGACGGACAGATGGGTGGCACCCAGGTAGTGGATCAGGGGCATGCGTGCCCAGTTGAGCCAGGTGCCGGCTTTCAGGGCGATGTCTTCTCCATGGGCCTCTTCACCGGGCTGGCAGATATTCTCCTGGGAGCCGTACTCCTGGGAGAGGGCGATATGGTCTCCCTCCTGGACGGCGTCCTCGACGCGCACCACGAAGCCGCTGTTTTCCGGAACTTCGGCTC
This portion of the Desulfurispirillum indicum S5 genome encodes:
- a CDS encoding molybdopterin molybdotransferase MoeA; protein product: MSLHHIPFPQASELIARHTAPLEVVSLPHNEAQDHVLARDVLTHHAYPDVKKAAVDGFAISEEDRLNGVRHFTVQEQVGAGHRFSTTLTSGKAIHVMTGAEVPENSGFVVRVEDAVQEGDHIALSQEYGSQENICQPGEEAHGEDIALKAGTWLNWARMPLIHYLGATHLSVYRKPRVGIIVTGDELLESHSPHQRGKVRNTNQYTAQYILQAMGIPCTSYGMVQDSREQIATTIRLAMEECDVVLTSGGVSMGKYDFVKPIFQSLDVNLHFTRTAIRPGGPLLFASRGKQVLFGLPGYPSAFFTVMLVYVVPALKRIMGRPDHHPVEVDVELDNDMRSRQGHLVFNRANFDLVNGHWHARGGENQKSSHFIPFANADGLVIFPEDIGNAPRGTRLRGMPFALQLL